The DNA sequence CATACACTCACCAGAGCGATCGCCCCCACAAAAATTCGCCACTTTGAGCGAGGACGGTTGCCAGGAGAATACAGCACCTTGACCGCAGGTTTCGGCAATGCAACGGGCTGTACTGTGCTTATGGATTGAGTTGTCTGAGCGGGTTTTACCGCAGTGACCGTTTGCCCAGACGCAACCGATGAAGGCGTGGGCTGAGCTTTGACTGTCTGAGTTTTGTCTGCCTGAGTCTGGTCTGCTTGAGTCTGGTCTGCTGTGAGTTGAGTGGGTTTAGGTTGGTTTGATTGGGATGGCGTGGACGGAGTCCCCACCTGCTCCTGGCTCAACGATACAGAGCCAACTTGCGCCTGGGTTGGCTGCGTTTGGTTAACCTGCACCTGACTGGATTGCGCTTGACTAGCTTGCACTGCCGATGATTCCACTCGACCAGGTTGGGGTTGGCTCACGTTTTTCTTAGCGTATCCCGGTGGTTTCGGCTGATGAGGGTTGGGTCGGGGCTGCCCTGCGTGACTCACTGCCGAGGCAGATGCCAGGGACAACGACTCCGGCTTTGCCTGCTCCGGTTTAGATGGCACAGGTTGAGGCGGTTGCATGAGCGGCTCAACTCCACCCTTATCGGTAGGTGTGGGTTGAGGCTGAGATTGATTCGAGGTTTGAATAGTCGAACTCATCTTGACTTAATCCTCAGTGCGTCGGTCAGACACGAGAGCACATGTTGGAGAGGTTGCGACCTCAACTTGCGGAGGAACCAATGCGACGACATGGGGAACGGGGCGAGGAATGTAGCCCACCAGAGACTCACCCTGATACGCCAGAGAAGTGCTTGCCCCAGAGTCAAGCATGACCGCATCTCGGAACCCAGCCTGAGCGAGCAATCTGCCTAAATCAACCGAGCCAATTGGCTCAGCGGAAACTCCAATCACGGGTTGCCCGGTCTGGTCGATTCCCCAAAACGCTCGATGTCGCGCTGCGTTGAAATCAAACAAGTCACCAAACGCTTCATCCGGTTGGGGTTGACTATCTTTGACTAACCAGGCAGCGGCGACAAATGCATCAGTGACATTAGCCATCTCTGCTTGCACTCCTTCTAGAACGTTGTGGCGAGCGGCATCGAAGGGCACAAACTTCACGGCGTCATGACCAATCAAAACGAGTGGACGACCGTTGAGGCGAGGGTTCTCGCTGGCATTTCCAGGGATAAAGGTTTGGGTATTGTGGCTCAAAACAGGTCCAATCATGACGTTGGAATCCAGATATTTGAGTGAAAAGAACCCACCATCAACTGCCGCGATCGCATTGGTGTTGGCGATGATTTCGGGCACCTGATAACGACTGTCAGCGTGAATGGTGACGGGCTTGCCCCCTGAAATCAAGATCAGCGGCGTTCCCTCCAGGTTAACGCGGTTGAGTTGAACCGGATTATTGAAGTTAAAGTTTGTGCCCCAGGTTGGCAACGGAGGACCACCGTAAGCTTGAGCGATGACTTCTGCGATTTGCGATTGCCCGATCCGCTCAATAGTCAATAGACTATCTGACTCACCCGCAAACTTGTTCTCCTCATCATCCATAGTCAGCGCGGAATGATATCCCGCCAGTTGTACCCAATATTTGGCGCGATCGCTATAGTTGCCTTCAGGATAGACAAAGTGGTTGATGGGAATGCCAAGTTGCTCCTCCAGAATCCGTTTGGACTCCACCACCTCGCGCCGCACCTGGTGATCTGGAATCTCATCTAAACGGCGGTGGCTGAGACTGTGAGAGGCGATCGTAACCAGAGGGTCGGCTGCCATTTCTCGCAGTTGTTCCCAGGTCAGGCTCGACCGCCCATAATTTCTGCCGACCTTATCGGTATAGATGCCAAAAATACCGGGATAGCCATACTTACGAAGTAAGGGCAACACATAGGTGTAGTGCCCCTCGTAGCCATCGTCAAAGGTTAACAACACGGGCTTTTCCGGCAGCGGCACTCCCGTTGACAGATGGGCAACCAACTGGTCGAGGTTGATGGGGGTCAGTCCATTCTGTTTGATCAGTTGCAGATGCGCCTCAAACTCTTCTGGGGTGACATCAAAGAACACCTCTTTTTCTGGCAGAATGTCGTGATACATCAACACAGGAACTCTCGACTGTCTCGCCCGTTCGTGGATTTCAGGAAACGGGCGTGCCGCCAGTTGTGCTGCGACGACGGGTCCCAACTGGCTCACCAAAGTCGTAAAGCTGGTTTCAGGGCTGATGGCCCAATTGAGTAACTCAGTCAAATCGCCCGCTGGATGAGATGCCGTAGTCGCTACTTCTTGCCCCGCTGCACAACTGGCATCGAGGGAAGACTTTTGAGCTGTTTCGGGGCTTGGAGCTTCAACAATCTGACCTGGCTCATCAACAACACTTTCGGCTTCTACAGCGGCTTCTGTGTCTAGGGGAGTTTCTGCGTCTATTGATGCTTCGGCAAGGCTCGTTCTGTCGGCAGTGGGTAAATTGGAGAACCCCAAAATGAAAGCAAAGAGAGGCAGGGTCGCGATCGCCAGTAAGGTAACTTTTGGGTGAGCACGATTGCTTTTCCACCATCCAATACAGGATTCCAGAAGATTAGACCAACGGAACGGCATCATGGGGATTTAGTTTTTAGCGTGTTGCTGCTAGATCTAGCTGATTTACGGGAAAATGTCAGGTTTTGTAGACAACATCAGCACCCAAATCTTATAAAAACCTTTAGAATTCAATCCCAAGCCATCTGGAATGATGACACGGATCTAAGATAATCAAGCAACTCTTGAGAGACTCGTTTCTTTATCACATAACGCACTCTGCAACAGCGTATCCTGATCAATATTCGAGTTCTCTGATTTTTGTGACAGTTATTAACATACTTGATAGGTTGCCTACCCTGGGGATAGAATTAATTCGGTATATATCACTACTAAAACTAGCCTTTTAAGTTTCAAATCGATACAATCATTCATATATAAAGTTTAATTTCTTAACCAATAGACTTTTAGCCACAACGGATCGAGGGTGAATCATGCTTCAATCTATTCAATACTCTATGGATCTCATCAGAGATGAGGCTCGCCACCTCGTTCAAGAGGGGGTTATAAGTCGCCAGCAACCCATTTACGCGCTCTGCAAATATATTCCTGCTCGTGAATGGGCATATGTAGAGTGTGAATTAGAGAAAAGTAATTTTCTGTTGAGAGACAGAGTCGGCGATCTGCTCGGACGCGAAGAGTGGGATAACGATTAAGAATCGCGAATTGATTAAGGTGTAATTCCTGGCGTAGGGGCGTAGCATTTGGTCAAAAGCCCTTGCCATTGTTTCAGAACCCTCTGCCGAATGCCGCGCCCGTACATGGGGTTGCCGTTTTTCAGGTTATTTAATTCGCGTTCCTAAGTACAACTCGTCGTCAATAAGGGTGGGAATTTGGGGTGTAGGGGTGGAACCCCACACCCCCCTGGTTTTATTTCCAAACCCTATCTATGAATAGCAGTACTAAGCACCTGGCGAATGAATTCGCGGCTATCAGAGCCAGGTTCACCTGCGCGGACTGCGGAAAATCAAGATTTGCCGAACCAATGCCAATCGGCCTTGCTCTTGTAGTCTTCGGTTGAGGCTCACGCTGGAGTCTGCCGTTTCAACCGCCACAATCCCTATCCCGACTTCGGGCTAGCTGAATTTAGAACCACCCAAAGTGGTGCAATCCCTCCAAAATGCCACCAGCGCATCGGGCGTTGGCGAGATAATGGTGGGGTTTGGGATTGGATTTGTGCCATTGGAGTAATTCGGGCATAGCGTTGCCGACGATGATGCCACGCTCATCGCCCATACTAAACAAAGCACGGTCGTTTCCAGAATCTCCGCAAACAACCGTCTGAGCTGGACTTAATTGCCATTTCTCCCTTAAAAAAGTCATGGCTAATCCCTTGTCGGCTTGCGTCGGCAAGATGTCCAAATCTTGACCGCCACTGTAGATCAACTTAATGTTGAGATCCTGTACCTTAAGACTGGTTTCGAGTTGCGGAATCACATCTGCTGCGATCGCCTCTTCTAAATAAAAGCTCACCTTAAAGGCTCCCTGCTCGGAGTCTGGTTGGGGCACGAGATCAGCAAAATGAGCCGCGATCGCCACAACCTTGTCCCGATCCCATTGGGTAGCGAGTCGATCTGCCCAGCTAGCATCGGAGGTAGAGTGGTCTTCGTAGTAAATCGCTGTACCCACTCCGGTCACTAAGGCATCTGGGGTTAAAAGCGTCTGCTCGGAACACAGTTGTCGATAAGAAGTGGGCGATCGCCCCGTTGAGTAGACAATCTTGGTTCCAAATTGCTCTCGATGCCACGTCAATCGCTGGTTTAACTCCACCAACGCCGCCTCATCCCCTACGAGGGTGTTATCTAAATCGGTCACCAGCAAAAACTGCGCCACAATCGCTATCTCCCTCGTCTCAACCCAGTCAATTGTCAATCGTCGTTGGTCATTGGTCAATTGTTACGCCACTGTATTTTTCCTCTTTTCTTTATAAAATTCCTCAAGAAGATAGGGAACGAAACGTGGGATCAGACAGTTCAATAGGGTAGAAGCCAAACGTTTTGTTTTGGGGGGTCCATGTTTGAACTGATCTATGCGGTTGTCGAGAGTGACGAGAAAGCTGATCTGCGGCAGTTTTTGCGAGGGTTGCGCCAGCAGGACAAGCAGTATTTATTGCGCAACGATATTGTGATTACGTTTATCGAGTATTGCGCTAATCAGCAGAAACCAGAGGCATTTCAGCGATCGTCTAACCTGGGAAAGCTGATTTTTTATACACAGGAAATTATTTTAGACGAGAGCAGTTTTTGTATCGTCATTCGTCCTGAAATTGCCCGATCGCAAGCCTTTCGAGTGACTGAAGATTTGGCGGTTGAGCCATTGACTATTCAGGAATTGCTGGAAACCCGCGATCGCCACGTCAAGCGATCGCACCCCAACGAAGGCGGCATCCTGCAAATCGACTTGCAACCGTTTTACGACTATTCCCCACTGATCCGAGATCCGAAAAACATCGGCAAAGGAGTGCAATTTCTCAACCGCTATCTGTCCAGTAAGTTGTCAGATTCTCAGCAATGGCTAGAGACGCTCTACAAATTTCTTAGCCTGCATCGCTATGACGGTAGCCAACTGCTCATCAACGAGCGCATCACGACACAACAGGAACTCTCGGCGCGAGTTAAACGGGCGTTAACCATGGTGGGCGATCGCCCCAACCATGAACCCTACACCAACTTCCGCTTTGACCTTCAATCCATTGGTTTTGAGCCGGGATGGGGCAACACTGCCGAGCGAGTGCGGGAGACGTTAGAACTGTTGGACTCCCTGATTGACTCGCCCGACCCACAAACTTTGGAAGCGTTTCTGTCCCGCATTCCTATGATTTTCCGGATTGTCCTGGTGTCACCCCACGGATGGTTTGGGCAGGAGGGTGTGTTGGGCAGACCCGACACAGGCGGACAGGTAGTGTATGTGCTGGATCAGGCGAAAAGCCTTGAGAAGCAGATGCAGGAGGATGTTGAGCTATCGGGTTTAAGCGTTCTCAAAGTTCAGCCCAAGGTGATCATTCTGACCCGCTTGATTCCCAATAGCGACGGCACCCGTTGCAACCAACCCCTGGAAAAGGTCTACGGTACTGACAACGCCTGGATTTTGCGCGTGCCCTTCCGAGAATTTAACTCCAAAGTGACGCAAAACTGGATCTCCCGATTTGAGATCTGGCCCTATGTCGAGAGTTACGCGATCGACGCTGAAAAGGCACTCCTGGCAGAGTTTCAAGCCCGCCCTGACTTGATTGTCGGCAACTACTCGGATGGCAATCTTGTGGCGTTTTTGTTAGCCCGTCGTCTCAAGGTGACGCAATGCATTATTGCTCACGCTTTAGAAAAGTCTAAGTACCTGTTCAGCAACCTCTACTGGCACGAGTTAGAGGACAAATATCACTTCTCGCTGCAATTCACCGCCGACTTGATTGCGATGAATGCTTCTAATTTCATTATCAGCAGTACCTACCAAGAGATTGTGGGCACGACTGATAGCGTCGGGCAATACGAGTCCTATCAGGCTTTTACCATGCCAGAGCTATACCATGTTGTGCATGGGGTCGAGCTGTTTAGCCCCAAATTTAACGTGGTGCCTCCGGGAGTCAACGAAACCTATTTCTTTCCCTATACCAATACTCAAGAGCGTTTGTCAGGCGAACGGCAGCGGTTAGAGGCTCTCCTGTTTACAGACGATGATCCTGACCAAATTTTCGGCAAGTTAGACGATCCCAGCAAACGCCCGCTCTTCTCCATGGCACGGCTCGATCGCATCAAAAACTTGACCGGCTTAGCCGAGTGCTTTGGCAAGAGTAAAGACCTACAAGAGCAGTGCAACCTGATTCTGATTGCTGGCAAGCTTCGCACCGAGGACACCGCTGATCATGAAGAAGCAAGCGAGATTGAAAAGCTCTATCACATCATTGAGCAATACAATCTGTACGGCAAAATTCGCTGGCTAGGAGTGCGGCTCTCCAAGACTGATTCCGGCGAGATTTACCGAATTATTGGCGATCGCCAGGGGGTCTTCGTTCAACCTGCTCTGTTTGAAGCATTCGGTTTAACGGTTCTAGAAGCAATGATCACCGGGTTGCCCACTTTTGCCACTCGCTTTGGCGGACCCTTAGAAATCATTCAAGACGGGGTAAACGGCTTCTACATCAACCCCACTCAACCGGAGGAGATGGCAACGATCATTCTCAACTTCATCACCAAATGCGAGGCAAACCCTGATTACTGGTCTACGATTTCACAACGGGCGATCGACCGAGTGTATAGCACTTACACCTGGAAAATTCACACCACCCGCCTACTCTCGTTAGCCCGCATTTACGGCTTCTGGAACTACACCTCCCAGGAAAACCGGGAAGACATGCTGCGCTATCTAGAGTCATTGTTTTATTTGCTCTACAAACCCAGAGCAAAACAGCTACTAGAACAACACATGCAGCGATAAAACGAAAGAGAGGAAAGGGAAGAGCAAAAAATGAAGGATGAAGGGTAGTGCTATTTGAGTAAGGATAGAGATTCAACGAGGCAGGATGAGAGAGTGAGATGGTTGGTATAGCCGTAGCCCCATCCAATGGGGCGGAGGCGAGTCAGAAAGCTCCCTAGAATCAGGGTTTGAGTCATAACCTTTGTCCTGAGTTTGCTGACCCAAGCTATATTTCGCACCCTCCCACGCTCTCACCACCTCTCTTGCTTTAGCCTTTATCTCTCATTCTTACCCTTCATCCCTCATCCTTCCCTTAAGGAATTGGCGTGGAGCGCAACAACCGCTCTACAATGCCTCGTGCCCGTCGCCCTCCCGCCGGAATCAGGCGATGCGACAACACATGGGGAGCCAAAAACTTCACATCATCTGGAATGGCATAATCCCTTCCCTCCAGAAAAGCGAGGGCTTGAATTGCCCGCTGTAATGCCACCGATCCCCGTGGGCTGACCCCTAAAATAATTTCTTCGTCCTGACGAGTCGCCCGAATCAAATCGAGAATGTATTGCTGCAACGGCCGTTCTACCCGCACCTGAGCACAAAGGCGACGCAACTCTACTACATCTGCCAGAGACAGGGTGGGTTTGAGTTCATCCACCGATGTACCCTGCTGTAATCGCTGCAACATCTGCAATTCTTCTGTTTCAGTGGGATACCCCAGGCTCAACGACAGCGCAAAGCGATCCATCTGTGCCTCAGGCAGGGGAAAGGTTCCCTGATACTCCACTGGGTTTTGCGTGGCGATGACAAAAAAGGGACTGGGAACCAGTCGAGACACCCCATCCACGGTGACCTGGTGTTCCTCCATCACCTCTAGCAGAGCAGATTGGGTGCGGGGAGTTGCCCGATTAATTTCGTCTGCCAGCAACACATTGGCGAAGACAGGACCAGGCGAAAATTCAAACTCACCTGTACGAGGATTCCAGATGTTGGTGCCTGTAACATCCGTTGGCAGCAAATCGGGGGTGCATTGAATCCGCTGAAATTGCCCATCAATCGAACGAGCCAGCGATTTTGCTAATAAGGTTTTGCCGACACCGGGCACATCTTCTAACAGAGCGTGACCACCGGATAATAGAGCTACTAATACCAATCGAATTGCCTCAGCCTTACCCACAATCGTGCGTCCCAGATTTTGGGTGAGCTGTTCAATGCTGTCTCTCATAGTTTTTAGAATTTTGTGTGTAACCCAGCCCTGTGTAATGAGCTTCGTGACCTGACTCCCCTTTCCCCTACTCTAACTTAGGGCAATGGGGTAATAGCCAGGAGCGATCGCGCCATCTCGCAGTCTGCCTGGATTTGAGCCTTTAATGCGTCTAGCGAAGCAAATTTTTGTTCAGGACGAATAAACTTTTCCAGGCTCACCGTCAAGGTTTGCCCGTACAGATCGCCTGACCAATCCAACAGGTGAACTTCGATCGTTTGCTTCACCCCATCAACAGTGGGGCGATTGCCAATATTCATCACGCCTGCTACAGAGCCCCCGGACGGAGTGAGGGCTGATCCCGACACTCGCACGGAATACACCCCCCGATGCGGCAAAAATTTCTCAGTTGGCAGCTTGAGATTAGCAGTCGGAAACCCCAGTAGACGACCCAGTTGTTGTCCGTGGACAACTTCACCCATGAGGGTATAGGGGCGACCTAACAAATGATTAGCCTGCGCCAGATCACCCGATTGTAGGGCCTGGCGAATCGCAGAACTGCTGATGCGCTCTCCGTTGGAGGTGTGCAGTGGGATGATTTGAACGGCTACACCATAGGCAGCAGCGATCGCCTTCAGGTCTTCCGTCGTACCCGATCGCTTGCAGCCAAACCGAAAATCTTGACCGACGCTGATTTCCTGCACTCTTAGCCGCTGCACCAAAATGATTTCTACAAAATCTTGAGCTGACATCTCTGCCAGGGTTTGATCAAACGGCAACAGAACCAGTTGTTGCACCCCCATGTCCCGCAGACATACCACTTTTTCGTCAAGGGGGGTTAACAGTTGGCGTTGTTGCCCCGTGAAAAACTCTTGCGGATGGGGACGAAAGGTTAAGACGGTGGAGTGAGGTTGCTGGACGCCAGGAGCGATCGCCTCATCCACAGAACCGCCATGCAACGCTCCATTTCGATACCCATTTGGCTTCACCCCCAACTCGACAACGGCAGGTGAATCTAAAATCGGCTCAATAACACGTCGATGCCCCCGATGAACTCCGTCAAAGTTTCCCAGGGCAACCCGTGTTGGAATGCGAACAGTGTCTAAAGAGGAAGTAATCCACACGCTTTACATTCTGACACAAAACAGGGTTGACACGATACAGAGCCGACACAAAACCAGGGAAAGTTTTGACAAGCCACATCAAATTTGGGATCAGGCTGACAATTTTGCCTCAGATGCCTCTTCGGCAGGGACGTTAGTAGGCGAGGCGAGTAGATCAATCTCTAACCCCTCCCAGGCGACCACACTATTGGGGAATGCCTCAGCTGTGTTCTCCTGAATCTGATCCATAAAGGCATCGCTGTGGAGTGGGTCATGGTGGAAGATCACCAACTTTTTAACGTTGGCTGCCTTTGCGACTTTGACCGCTTCTTGCCAGGTCGAATGCCCCCAACCGACTTTGCTCGACTTCTCAGAATAGTATTCTTCGTCTGTGTAGGTCGCATCATAAATCATCAAGTCAGCCTCACGCGCTAACCAGAGGACGTGCTCATCGAGGCGATCGGTAAAGTGTTCGGTGTCGGTCACGTAGGCAACGGCGTGCCCATTCCAATTCACCCGATAGCCAACCGCTTCACCTGGGTGATTGAGCAGGGCATTTTCGACCTGGATATCGCCAATTTT is a window from the Oscillatoria sp. FACHB-1407 genome containing:
- a CDS encoding polysaccharide deacetylase family protein, whose amino-acid sequence is MMPFRWSNLLESCIGWWKSNRAHPKVTLLAIATLPLFAFILGFSNLPTADRTSLAEASIDAETPLDTEAAVEAESVVDEPGQIVEAPSPETAQKSSLDASCAAGQEVATTASHPAGDLTELLNWAISPETSFTTLVSQLGPVVAAQLAARPFPEIHERARQSRVPVLMYHDILPEKEVFFDVTPEEFEAHLQLIKQNGLTPINLDQLVAHLSTGVPLPEKPVLLTFDDGYEGHYTYVLPLLRKYGYPGIFGIYTDKVGRNYGRSSLTWEQLREMAADPLVTIASHSLSHRRLDEIPDHQVRREVVESKRILEEQLGIPINHFVYPEGNYSDRAKYWVQLAGYHSALTMDDEENKFAGESDSLLTIERIGQSQIAEVIAQAYGGPPLPTWGTNFNFNNPVQLNRVNLEGTPLILISGGKPVTIHADSRYQVPEIIANTNAIAAVDGGFFSLKYLDSNVMIGPVLSHNTQTFIPGNASENPRLNGRPLVLIGHDAVKFVPFDAARHNVLEGVQAEMANVTDAFVAAAWLVKDSQPQPDEAFGDLFDFNAARHRAFWGIDQTGQPVIGVSAEPIGSVDLGRLLAQAGFRDAVMLDSGASTSLAYQGESLVGYIPRPVPHVVALVPPQVEVATSPTCALVSDRRTED
- a CDS encoding DUF4327 family protein; the protein is MLQSIQYSMDLIRDEARHLVQEGVISRQQPIYALCKYIPAREWAYVECELEKSNFLLRDRVGDLLGREEWDND
- a CDS encoding sucrose-phosphate phosphatase, yielding MTIDWVETREIAIVAQFLLVTDLDNTLVGDEAALVELNQRLTWHREQFGTKIVYSTGRSPTSYRQLCSEQTLLTPDALVTGVGTAIYYEDHSTSDASWADRLATQWDRDKVVAIAAHFADLVPQPDSEQGAFKVSFYLEEAIAADVIPQLETSLKVQDLNIKLIYSGGQDLDILPTQADKGLAMTFLREKWQLSPAQTVVCGDSGNDRALFSMGDERGIIVGNAMPELLQWHKSNPKPHHYLANARCAGGILEGLHHFGWF
- a CDS encoding sucrose synthase; amino-acid sequence: MFELIYAVVESDEKADLRQFLRGLRQQDKQYLLRNDIVITFIEYCANQQKPEAFQRSSNLGKLIFYTQEIILDESSFCIVIRPEIARSQAFRVTEDLAVEPLTIQELLETRDRHVKRSHPNEGGILQIDLQPFYDYSPLIRDPKNIGKGVQFLNRYLSSKLSDSQQWLETLYKFLSLHRYDGSQLLINERITTQQELSARVKRALTMVGDRPNHEPYTNFRFDLQSIGFEPGWGNTAERVRETLELLDSLIDSPDPQTLEAFLSRIPMIFRIVLVSPHGWFGQEGVLGRPDTGGQVVYVLDQAKSLEKQMQEDVELSGLSVLKVQPKVIILTRLIPNSDGTRCNQPLEKVYGTDNAWILRVPFREFNSKVTQNWISRFEIWPYVESYAIDAEKALLAEFQARPDLIVGNYSDGNLVAFLLARRLKVTQCIIAHALEKSKYLFSNLYWHELEDKYHFSLQFTADLIAMNASNFIISSTYQEIVGTTDSVGQYESYQAFTMPELYHVVHGVELFSPKFNVVPPGVNETYFFPYTNTQERLSGERQRLEALLFTDDDPDQIFGKLDDPSKRPLFSMARLDRIKNLTGLAECFGKSKDLQEQCNLILIAGKLRTEDTADHEEASEIEKLYHIIEQYNLYGKIRWLGVRLSKTDSGEIYRIIGDRQGVFVQPALFEAFGLTVLEAMITGLPTFATRFGGPLEIIQDGVNGFYINPTQPEEMATIILNFITKCEANPDYWSTISQRAIDRVYSTYTWKIHTTRLLSLARIYGFWNYTSQENREDMLRYLESLFYLLYKPRAKQLLEQHMQR
- a CDS encoding AAA family ATPase is translated as MRDSIEQLTQNLGRTIVGKAEAIRLVLVALLSGGHALLEDVPGVGKTLLAKSLARSIDGQFQRIQCTPDLLPTDVTGTNIWNPRTGEFEFSPGPVFANVLLADEINRATPRTQSALLEVMEEHQVTVDGVSRLVPSPFFVIATQNPVEYQGTFPLPEAQMDRFALSLSLGYPTETEELQMLQRLQQGTSVDELKPTLSLADVVELRRLCAQVRVERPLQQYILDLIRATRQDEEIILGVSPRGSVALQRAIQALAFLEGRDYAIPDDVKFLAPHVLSHRLIPAGGRRARGIVERLLRSTPIP
- a CDS encoding bifunctional riboflavin kinase/FAD synthetase, which encodes MWITSSLDTVRIPTRVALGNFDGVHRGHRRVIEPILDSPAVVELGVKPNGYRNGALHGGSVDEAIAPGVQQPHSTVLTFRPHPQEFFTGQQRQLLTPLDEKVVCLRDMGVQQLVLLPFDQTLAEMSAQDFVEIILVQRLRVQEISVGQDFRFGCKRSGTTEDLKAIAAAYGVAVQIIPLHTSNGERISSSAIRQALQSGDLAQANHLLGRPYTLMGEVVHGQQLGRLLGFPTANLKLPTEKFLPHRGVYSVRVSGSALTPSGGSVAGVMNIGNRPTVDGVKQTIEVHLLDWSGDLYGQTLTVSLEKFIRPEQKFASLDALKAQIQADCEMARSLLAITPLP
- a CDS encoding MBL fold metallo-hydrolase yields the protein MSKMQNQFTVRFWGVRGSIACPGPETVRYGGNTSCIEMQVAGHRLIFDGGTGLRVLGQALMRELPIEGHLFFTHSHWDHIQGFPFFVPAFIKGNKFKIYGAIAPNGSTIEQRLNDQMLHPNFPVPLQIMGADLTFCDIDIGETVKIGDIQVENALLNHPGEAVGYRVNWNGHAVAYVTDTEHFTDRLDEHVLWLAREADLMIYDATYTDEEYYSEKSSKVGWGHSTWQEAVKVAKAANVKKLVIFHHDPLHSDAFMDQIQENTAEAFPNSVVAWEGLEIDLLASPTNVPAEEASEAKLSA